The following DNA comes from Triplophysa dalaica isolate WHDGS20190420 chromosome 10, ASM1584641v1, whole genome shotgun sequence.
TATGTTAAATTAAGCATTTATTTGCTAAATGTTGAATTTGTGCATTTCTAGAGTTGTTTTTTGCTTGAATGTTACCAGAGTTAATTGTGCATTTAACgaattgtaattaaattattttatgtataatgttcgataaacaattcattttagCGCATAGATAGCTGTATATAAAAAGATCAAAGCAGCAAATTCTTACAAATAGATTGAacctttttatattaatatgttaaaaatattatatggCCTAATTTACATAATTACTCTTTTTAAATAAGGCCACAGATGTGAGAATGTGTCATTTCCCTCTTTCAGTGATGatcttgtgtgttgtgtatcatTGTGCTGTTCACTTTACTGACGACAGGGGGCGGTGTGTTCACTGAAGGAGTTCATTCACTACAGAGCATCACTTCCCTCTTCAGCTCTTCAGAGTTATCAAGAGTGTCAGATCCAGTGTTTGTCAGAACTGTTTATCTGAAACATCTGGAGAAAATGTTCTTTGGGATTTTCATCTGTTTGTGCTCGTGGAGTCTGGAGGGTAAGATGTGTGATTTGATCTCTTTAACGGCTGAATTGATTTCATGTCAAAGTATGAATGAAGATCATGTTGATCTGAAGTGTCTGATATGTCTCAGTTTCAGTGAATCTCTTTAATTGTCTCATTCATCCACTAGAGAGCTCAAGTCTTTAGTTACAGATGAATTTAAAGTGATGTTTATATCatttctctgtttatttttcaggtGTGTGTGGTTCTGAGTTCGTCTCTGTGTctgtgatggagggagattctgtccttctgtctgtgAATATTACTGAAGCACAGAGACGTGATGGAATCATGTGGACATTTGGTTCAATTCCTATAGCTAAACTCAAGCctgataataaatatatatattataatggcACTGATGGGatgttcagagacagactgaagctgaatgagacgggatctctcatcatcacagacatcagaatcaaacactctggactttattaTATCACAACAACCAGCGAAGAGAAGCCATTCAAGATAATCAACATTACAGTCTATAGTGAGTACACAATCTACACTCATCCAAATGTATTCATCCTGTCACATTATTTCATAAATGAGGTCATAATTATTCACAATATTGTGGAATGAAAGAAGACTTTCACATGGTTTAATTTTTCACCTTCATTCACTCTGTGTTCTAATAAAAGTCTTGTGAAGCGAAtccatgtgtttgtttaagagaaacatcCATGTTGACAACGATATTGGTGATAATGTCTATCATCCGCACAGGCAAATGATAGGCTGGCGTGACGTAAGTTCCTGTGACCAAAacagcatttttcattttcagcgaATAGTATCACCTCCTGCTGTGGGCGGGACCTTTCGTCACTTTCCTTTagcggaaaaacaagcctctcaTTCACCTGGATCTGAGGGATaacggaagctagacatcaacgctgtcatttctcttaaacaaatgcatgGATTCTCTTCAgtagacctttgttaagaccacagagctgAGTTGAGCCGTTCTTTGATCGAttgatgcactttttggagcttcaaaaagtcgacACCCATTTACTCCCAGCAGTCCTCATCTGTTcaattctttttatttactgtttgatttttttcagctcgtctgcctgttcctgtcatcaccAATTCTTCTTCTCTAGATGGATCTTCATCCTCATattgttctgtgttgtgttcagtgatggatgtgtcacatgtgagtctctcctggtacaaaggaaagagtttattgtccagcatcagtgtgtctgaacacAGTAACATCAACATCTCTCTTCATCTGGAGTGTCTGGATGATTCTTACACATGTGTgatcaacaatcccatcacaaaccagactcaacatctcaacactGATGTCTGTCATCCGTGTGCTGGTATGCCCACTGAGATatcaatgtttcattttgatCTGATCTGAGATAAGACGGTCAGATTCAGTCACACTTACGTCTCTTTATTCTTAAAGAACAAACCTTTTTAGATTATATAATCCATCTCTCTTTTGCTGCCGGATCTCTGACGATTGTACTTCTTATCTTCTTCGTCTGCAAGAAAgtcagaaaaacaaatcaagatgGTGAGTGTGAATTAAAACACATCTCATGATATAACAATAGTGTGATTTGGTAAAGAGACAATTTATTAAAGACGtaattcaccttcaaaatgaaaattctgtcatcgtccACACGCACTCTTTTCAtgtcaaacccgtatgactttcttccacagaacacaaaagaagatattttgaagaatgttgttaacagcacATGCACTTGCATCGGTTTTGTGTCcgcacaatagaagtgaatggggtctgCTCTtttgctgacattcttcaaaatatcttatttgtgttctgcagaagaaagaaagtcatacaggtttgacacgAGAAGACTGCGTGTggacgatgacagaatttccattttgaaggtgaaccttaacacttaataaaaacttaaattaaaactgGTTTTATAACAGCTGAAACAGATCAGGCCGGTGAACAGGAGATCACTTATGCAGATCCAACATTCTCTAGAAGATCAGGAAAACAAATGGTAAgattgtgtgtaatgtgtgcGCTTTCCATaatgaacacaacaacaacacagcagatgtttatAAACTTTCTGGAGTCTGAGAATCTACATTATTTACAGAATAACAACGTACCATTGCAGTTTATGATCACAAAGCTCTCTATTATTgatatataattatgtttaaatcTGTATGTTTGTATCTGTCAGAGTGCGGTGGAGACTGATGTGGTGTATGCGGGAGTCATGAGAAGATGATCAGACTCTCCTGTGATTGGACGTTCAGGTTACAGTTACCATAATACATGTTGAGTTTTGAACGCTTCAGTGTCCACACTTCACTAACATCCTCAACTGAATTATGTTTGCATCAGCACCAATTCTGATAAAAACACATCACGATTGTAAGACGATATGGTCAATGCTGGGCCACTGGACACCGGTGTAAATCAATACAATACagatatttgatttaataaattagACATGTGACGTGGGTTCAAATGTTAAAAGCACTGAAGGAGCGGATGAAAcccaaaattatatttatttaaatgtaaaaaaatgttgcatAATATTTAATGGCATCATAGCTGTGGGGTGAGTCTATTGAAGGAAAGAGaacatacaatataaaatggttattttcttttttccagaTCTTTATAGAAGTCTCTCCCTAACAGAATAAAGTTGTAATCACATaagtaattattaattatttgatgtagtgcttataataataatgtgtaatTTTAACTGGTTTAACTTCTgaatacattttagtttttcaacACACATAATGagaaaacattatattttatttcaaacagagaGATGAAATTTACAAATTTTTCCAACAATTATATGTTTGTTAGTAATGACCATTTTAATAGATACTATCTactaagtttttattttctgttatggCTTTTATCAGTTTGTTTGGATACAATTTTAATATCGATTGTGATGACTTTACAGTATTCTGTTCTgtgttgaaaatgtaaaatttgaatATAACATTTCTTCTACTGAAAATCACTGTTTTCaactttaaacaacattaaactctTGATGGGATGTGAAGTGTTTGTTGTGATTGTGGTCACAGTTCAACAGATACACAGAAAACTTTCAAACACATTTGACGTGAAATGAAACTTGAAACTGTGAACATGAAACTGATCATTACCTCAAATGCAAAAGTCAGTTCTTCAGGTCATTTTCCACACAGATCTTCAGTTGATCTTCATCTCACAACTCTTCATCTTCTTGtgtgtcttgtttttcacaaaacatCCCACTATAAAGAACCTAAAACACACATAACATCCACACTGAAACATTTAAGGATCAGTTGATCCcatttgaatataaatgtgtgtgtatacagtatatatgtatacGAAGaatagaaaacacattttggtttgtttatgtGGAGATGTTGGGCGGTCAGCAGGGGATTTTGGTGGTTAAGATGGAAGTTGGTTTGTAGGTTTCAGAGAGACGTTCACCACTAAACCACAGACATGAATCTGCTTTAACagtttaaagaaacataaagacttcaataaaacaaacaacagaagaCACACAAGGTAGACACACACATGAAGTACTGACTtctcacatttatttttgcattagaGGTAATGATCAGTTTCATGTCCACAATTTCATGATTCATTTCATGTTGAATGTTTTCTGTGTTCCTGTCATGTTAGTGTCACAGTAACAGTTTGTCTATATATTCATGCAGACGACCACCTTACTGACATTTTGAAACTGACATAAGACTTCTCTATAACAGAGGTGGACAGTACATCCTTatttttactttcaagtacgtttttaaaaagatgtactttatcagagtgttactttggaaaatgttttgcttcactacattttaaagcacataGCCTACTGTTTTCTCCagcacattttattaatattgtagTTTTAATATTGACGTACATTTAAATCTAGTATTATACTTTCAAAAGTGGGAAAGTactaatatatatgtattaaataCTTGcataaagaaatgcatttatgaaatgtagtgggGTAAACATATGAtgatatgctttataatgtgaacttcctttttttataagcatttttctTATCAGGTTTAAAATACCGCAGGGTCTCAAAACTGGCTCCAGACAATAGATTCAACAGTCTTTTAATGTCTGAT
Coding sequences within:
- the LOC130429977 gene encoding SLAM family member 5-like isoform X2; protein product: MFFGIFICLCSWSLEGVCGSEFVSVSVMEGDSVLLSVNITEAQRRDGIMWTFGSIPIAKLKPDNKYIYYNGTDGMFRDRLKLNETGSLIITDIRIKHSGLYYITTTSEEKPFKIINITVYTRLPVPVITNSSSLDGSSSSYCSVLCSVMDVSHVSLSWYKGKSLLSSISVSEHSNINISLHLECLDDSYTCVINNPITNQTQHLNTDVCHPCAVRKTNQDAETDQAGEQEITYADPTFSRRSGKQMSAVETDVVYAGVMRR
- the LOC130429977 gene encoding SLAM family member 5-like isoform X1 — protein: MFFGIFICLCSWSLEGVCGSEFVSVSVMEGDSVLLSVNITEAQRRDGIMWTFGSIPIAKLKPDNKYIYYNGTDGMFRDRLKLNETGSLIITDIRIKHSGLYYITTTSEEKPFKIINITVYTRLPVPVITNSSSLDGSSSSYCSVLCSVMDVSHVSLSWYKGKSLLSSISVSEHSNINISLHLECLDDSYTCVINNPITNQTQHLNTDVCHPCAEQTFLDYIIHLSFAAGSLTIVLLIFFVCKKVRKTNQDAETDQAGEQEITYADPTFSRRSGKQMSAVETDVVYAGVMRR